In Candidatus Hydrogenedentota bacterium, one genomic interval encodes:
- the tsaD gene encoding tRNA (adenosine(37)-N6)-threonylcarbamoyltransferase complex transferase subunit TsaD: MIRVLGIETSCDETGAAVVEEGRRILSNEVASQIAVHAEFGGVVPEIASRQHIVCISQLVNKALEDAGCTAGDIDAIAVTNGPGLMGSLLVGVCFGKSLAYAWHKPFVPVHHIEGHIFSVFLADNPPAFPFLTLVVSGGHTSLIWCERPHSYRLLGATRDDAVGESFDKVARLLELPYPGGPSIQREAEKGNPAACDFPRAMTQTETLDFSFSGLKTAVLYRLREGGVSREDIAASFQAAAVDTLLLKTRQAIEQTGASRLVLAGGVAANKLLRARLACELGIPVSMPPFELCVDNGAMIAAAGYSRFKHGFLGNTWTRPHPGLPLV; encoded by the coding sequence ATGATCCGTGTGCTGGGCATTGAAACGTCGTGCGATGAGACCGGGGCCGCCGTCGTCGAGGAGGGGAGGCGCATTCTGTCCAACGAGGTGGCTTCGCAGATTGCCGTGCACGCGGAGTTCGGCGGTGTGGTTCCGGAAATTGCGTCGCGGCAACATATCGTATGCATCTCGCAACTGGTCAACAAAGCCCTCGAGGACGCCGGGTGCACTGCCGGGGATATCGACGCGATCGCGGTAACGAACGGTCCAGGCCTGATGGGGTCTCTTCTCGTCGGTGTCTGCTTTGGCAAGTCGCTTGCATATGCGTGGCACAAGCCGTTCGTGCCCGTCCATCATATTGAAGGTCACATATTCTCTGTTTTCCTTGCGGATAACCCGCCGGCGTTTCCGTTTCTGACGCTGGTTGTCAGCGGGGGGCATACGTCGCTGATCTGGTGCGAACGGCCCCATAGCTACCGTCTCTTGGGGGCTACGCGCGACGATGCGGTAGGCGAATCGTTCGACAAGGTAGCCCGCCTGCTTGAGCTGCCGTATCCCGGAGGGCCGTCCATTCAGCGTGAAGCGGAAAAAGGCAATCCCGCCGCATGCGATTTTCCCCGCGCCATGACCCAGACCGAAACTCTGGACTTCAGTTTCAGCGGCCTGAAGACGGCGGTGCTCTACCGGCTGCGCGAGGGCGGAGTGTCGCGTGAAGACATAGCGGCCAGTTTTCAGGCTGCCGCGGTGGATACGCTGCTGCTCAAGACAAGACAGGCGATCGAGCAGACTGGAGCAAGCCGCTTGGTTCTTGCCGGAGGCGTTGCCGCAAATAAGCTTCTGCGCGCGCGCCTGGCATGTGAACTCGGGATCCCCGTGAGCATGCCCCCGTTTGAACTGTGTGTGGACAATGGCGCCATGATTGCCGCCGCCGGGTACTCCCGGTTCAAGCATGGTTTTCTGGGAAACACCTGGACGCGGCCCCACCCGGGATTGCCTCTTGTATAG
- a CDS encoding PilT/PilU family type 4a pilus ATPase — protein sequence MRLYDLLQQAVEANASDLHLKTDNPPILRIDGDLTRLEGSSLTKDDIMKMLAEIVPAQEVEKFKKVKELDTSYMLKDIARFRVNACFDDGDPRLVFRTIPLNIKEIDQLGLPPILHKVCQLMNGLVLFTGVTGSGKSTSLAAMVDEINRTRPVHTITVEDPMEFLHRDKIGIVTQREVGQDTLSFANALRGALRQDPDVILIGEMRDAETVRTALSSAETGHLVFSTLHTVNSVETLNRIMDFFEPHQQPQIRKQLASVMRAICSQRLLQSAEGYGRCVAAEILVGNRTVREYIEQGKSFNDITKLIEDGYEQYGMQTFDQALFNLWKDKKIDAETALENSTSPRDLKLRMEGFR from the coding sequence ATGAGACTTTACGATCTTCTACAGCAAGCCGTCGAAGCTAACGCCTCCGACCTGCACCTGAAAACGGATAACCCGCCCATTCTTCGAATCGACGGAGACTTGACCCGCCTGGAAGGTTCGTCACTCACCAAAGATGACATCATGAAAATGCTGGCCGAGATCGTTCCGGCGCAGGAGGTCGAGAAGTTCAAGAAAGTCAAGGAGTTAGACACTTCTTACATGCTCAAGGATATTGCACGGTTCCGTGTCAATGCCTGCTTTGACGACGGCGACCCGCGGCTCGTTTTCCGGACGATACCTCTTAATATCAAGGAAATCGATCAACTGGGGTTGCCGCCCATCTTGCACAAAGTGTGCCAACTCATGAACGGCCTGGTGCTGTTTACGGGAGTCACGGGGAGCGGCAAGTCCACCTCGCTTGCCGCCATGGTCGACGAAATCAATCGTACGCGGCCGGTCCATACAATCACCGTGGAAGACCCGATGGAATTTCTGCACCGGGACAAGATCGGCATTGTTACCCAGCGCGAAGTCGGCCAGGATACCCTCTCCTTCGCGAACGCGTTGCGCGGCGCGTTGCGCCAGGACCCTGACGTGATCCTTATCGGCGAGATGCGCGATGCCGAGACCGTGCGCACCGCGTTGTCTTCCGCGGAGACGGGCCACCTGGTGTTCTCGACGCTTCACACTGTCAATTCGGTGGAGACGCTCAACCGCATTATGGATTTCTTCGAACCCCATCAGCAGCCGCAGATTCGCAAACAACTAGCCAGCGTCATGCGGGCGATCTGCTCACAACGTCTGTTGCAGTCCGCGGAAGGATATGGCCGGTGCGTCGCGGCCGAGATTCTGGTGGGGAACCGCACAGTCCGCGAATACATCGAACAGGGAAAGAGTTTCAACGACATCACGAAATTGATCGAGGACGGTTACGAGCAGTATGGTATGCAGACCTTCGATCAGGCGCTATTCAATCTCTGGAAGGACAAGAAGATCGACGCGGAGACTGCCCTCGAGAATTCAACAAGCCCTCGAGATCTGAAGCTTCGTATGGAGGGATTCCGCTAA